A part of Fusarium graminearum PH-1 chromosome 3, whole genome shotgun sequence genomic DNA contains:
- a CDS encoding nonspecific lipid-transfer protein encodes MSSNKKSPVYVLGVGMTKFIKPRGKVDYTELGFEAGVKALLDAQINYDDVDQGIACYCYGDSTCGQRVFYQFGMTQIPIYNVNNNCSTGSTGLNMARTLVEHGAAECVMVVGFEKMMPGSLQSFFKDRESPTGTTVKMMADTRGITNSPGAAQMFGNAGREYMEKYGATAEDFAEIARINHAHSPNNPYSQFQDVYTKEQILQSPMIHEPLTKLQCCPTSDGGAAAIIVSEAFLNARPHLREQAVEIAGQHLATDAPSLFSRSAIDLMGYEMTQRAMQEATKQAGISPRDVQVVEVHDCFSANEMVTIDALRLCDRGKAHELVRNGDITYGGKYIINPSGGLISKGHPLGATGIAQCAELVWHLRGWANNRAAPNTRYCLQHNLGLGGAAVVTIYKRADGRAAPAVNSTMVGNRNKLGYNPAVVAKGFTQEHVDMVRSKKARSEWALQDVENKVEARF; translated from the exons ATGTCTAGCAACAAAAAGTCACCCGTCTACGTCCTGGGCGTGGGCATGACCAAGTTCATCAAACCCCGCGGCAAAGTTGACTACACAGAACTGGGCTTCGAAGCAGGCGTCAAGGCCCTTCTCGACGCGCAGATCAACTACGATGATGTGGACCAGGGCATCGCGTGTTACTGCTACGGTGACAGCACCTGCGGCCAGCGCGTCTTCTACCAGTTCGGCATGACCCAGATCCCCATCTacaacgtcaacaacaactgcTCTACTGGAAGCACCGGTCTCAACATGGCCAGGACCCTGGTGGAGCACGGAGCTGCAGAGTGTGTCATGGTGGTGggctttgagaagatgatgCCCGGTAGCTTGcagagcttcttcaaggataGAGAGAGTCCAACAGGGACGActgtcaagatgatggctgaTACAAGAGGTATCACGAACTCTCCCGGTGCGGCACAGATGTTTGGCAATGCCGGTAGGGAGTATATGGAAAA ATACGGGGCCACAGCCGAGGACTTTGCTGAAATTGCGCGCATCAACCACGCCCACTCACCTAACAATCCCTACTCTCAGTTCCAAGACGTCTACACCAAAGAACAGATCCTCCAATCCCCCATGATCCACGAGCCTCTGACCAAACTCCAATGCTGTCCAACTTCAGATGGCGGCGCAGCAGCCATCATCGTATCAGAGGCATTCCTCAACGCCCGCCCTCATCTCCGCGAACAAGCCGTCGAGATCGCAGGCCAGCACCTTGCCACAGATGCACCAAGTCTCTTCTCCCGCAGCGCAATTGACTTGATGGGCTATGAGATGACACAGCGAGCTATGCAAGAGGCAACCAAGCAAGCTGGGATTTCTCCTCGTGATGTTCAAGTCGTCGAAGTACACGACTGCTTCAGCGCGAACGAGATGGTCACTATTGATGCGCTACGTCTTTGTGACAGGGGTAAAGCGCACGAGCTCGTACGCAACGGCGACATTACGTACGGAGGAAaatacatcatcaacccctCAGGCGgtctcatctccaaaggcCATCCCCTAGGTGCGACAGGTATCGCGCAGTGCGCAGAGTTGGTATGGCACCTCCGTGGCTGGGCCAACAACCGTGCAGCGCCCAATACTCGATACTGTCTACAGCACAAtctcggtcttggaggtgCCGCTGTGGTGACGATTTACAAGAGAGCTGATGGGCGTGCTGCGCCTGCGGTGAACTCTACCATGGTGGGAAATAGAAACAAGCTGGGATATAACCCTGCGGTTGTGGCCAAGGGGTTTACGCAGGAGCATGTTGATATGGTGAGGAGTAAGAAGGCGAGGAGTGAGTGGGCGTTGCAGGatgttgagaacaaggttgaGGCCAGGTTTTGA
- a CDS encoding alpha-1,2-mannosyltransferase alg-11, with translation MPSLTALVPLAILIAIPLLGKFLRTFLGWSLQKRTEGRRAHLLALMTEEDRAAHSRDPRGSAETKLVFDVDDNLQNTLSSQKDWAGIVGFFHPFCNAGGGGERVLWAAIRATQDRWPKAKCVVYTGDHDVTKDAILSRVKTRFNIELHAPTMTFLYLSKRDWVLPSTWPHFTLLGQSLGSVVLAWDAFSLLVPDVFIDTMGYAFALGLCKFLFPKIPTGAYVHYPTISTDMLESLDVKEDAGTQGAHVGKGAGAQGFAKKNYWKLFAVIYSWVGSSVDIVMTNSTWTQGHIKSLWGPYRIEKSKTDPITVVYPPTAVREMENEVEVSEESEKRREKAIVYLAQFRPEKNHQLILRSFATFVKTKSEAAKGANLILIGSVRDDSDAKRVYQLRLLANELGIKNSVKFHLDAPWSEVLDWLRKASVGVNGMWNEHFGIGVVEYQAAGLISVVHDSAGPKFDIVVPIDGQPTGFHATTEEEFAQGYEKALSLPDPLAVRLRARESAKRFTEEEFAKKWTVQMARLVTLARREA, from the exons ATGCCTTCTCTAACGGCCCTCGTGCCTCTGGCCATTCTAATCGCCATACCTCTGTTAGGAAAATTTCTTCGCACATTTCTCGGATGGTCTCTTCAAAAACGGACAGAAGGTCGCCGCGCCCACCTTCTGGCCCTCATGACAGAGGAGGATAGAGCTGCTCACAGCAGGGATCCTCGGGGTAGCGCTGAGACGAAGCTCGTATTCGATGTTGACGACAACCTGCAAAACACACTGAGTAGCCAGAAAGACTGGGCTGGCATTGTTGGATTCTTTCATCCGTTCTG CAACGCCGGAGGTGGCGGAGAACGAGTGCTCTGGGCTGCGATTCGGGCCACGCAAGACCGTTGGCCAAAAGCGAAATGTGTGGTGTACACTGGCGATCACGACGTTACCAAAGATGCCATTCTATCTCGTGTCAAG ACAAGATTCAACATCGAGCTTCACGCCCCTACGATGACTTTCCTCTACCTTTCCAAGCGAGACTGGGTTCTTCCCTCTACGTGGCCTCATTTCACATTGCTTGGCCAGTCTCTCGGTTCTGTTGTTCTGGCTTGGGACGCTTTCTCACTACTGGTTCCTGATGTCTTTATCGACACAATGGGTTACGCctttgctcttggcctttgcaAGTTCCTATTTCCGAAGATTCCGACAGGAGCATACGTACACTATCCCACAATTTCTACAGACATGCTCGAGTCTCTCGACGTAAAGGAGGACGCAGGAACTCAAGGTGCACATGTTGGCAAAGGTGCTGGAGCTCAAGGatttgccaagaagaactaCTGGAAACTCTTTGCGGTGATCTACTCTTGGGTTGGTTCATCGGTTGATATTGTCATGACCAACTCGACATGGACCCAAGGTCACATCAAGAGCTTGTGGGGTCCATACCGGATagagaagagcaagacggACCCGATCACAGTCGTATACCCCCCTACAGCTGTTCGAGAGATGGAAAATGAAGTCGAGGTTTCCGAAGAGAGCGAAAAACGACGAGAGAAAGCCATCGTCTACCTTGCGCAATTCCGACCCGAGAAGAACCATCAGCTCATCTTGCGATCTTTCGCCACCTTTGTTAAGACGAAGAGCGAGGCAGCCAAGGGCGCAAACCTGATTCTGATTGGAAGTGTGCGAGATGACTCTGATGCGAAACGTGTGTACCAGCTACGACTTCTTGCCAATGAACTGGGTATCAAGAACAGCGTCAAGTTCCATTTGGATGCTCCTTGGTCAGAGGTTCTGGACTGGCTGAGAAAGGCATCCGTAGGTGTCAACGGCATGTGGAACGAGCACTTTGGTATTGGCGTTGTGGAATACCAAGCCGCTGGGCTCATATCCGTGGTACATGACAGCGCTGGTCCCaagtttgacattgtcgTACCGATCGACGGTCAGCCAACTG GTTTCCATGCTACGACGGAAGAAGAATTCGCACAAGGGTACGAGAAGGCCCTGTCGCTACCAGACCCTCTGGCAGTTCGATTGCGGGCACGTGAGTCGGCCAAGAGATTCACTGAAGAGGAATTTGCAAAGAAGTGGACAGTCCAGATGGCACGTTTGGTAACGCTGGCTAGACGAGAGGCGTAG
- a CDS encoding alcohol dehydrogenase 1: MAAPQIPSQQWAQIFEKTAGPIEYKQIPVQKPGPDEVLVNVKFSGVCHTDLHAWQGDWPLDTKLPLVGGHEGAGVVVARGELVKDVKIGEKVGIKWLNGSCLSCSYCQNADESLCAEALLSGYTVDGSFQQYAIAKAIHVARIPEECDLEAISPILCAGITVYKGIKESGVKAGQSLAIVGAGGGLGSIAVQYAKAMGIHAIAIDGGEEKEKMCMSLGAQTFIDFTKTKNIVADVKATTNDGLGPHAALLVAAAEKPFQQATQYIRSKGTVVCIGLPAGAQFSAPVFDTVVRMIQIKGSYVGNRADTAEAIDFFRRGLIKVPFKTVGLSELNEVFKLMKAGQVAGRYVVDTSR; encoded by the exons ATGGCCGCTCCCCAGATTCCTTCCCAGCAGTGGGCTCAGATCTTCGAGAAGACCGCCGGTC CCATCGAGTACAAGCAGATTCCCGTCCAGAAGCCTGGCCCCGATGAGGTTCTCGTCAACGTCAAGTTCTCCGGTGTCTGCCACACTGACCTCCACGCCTGGCAGGGTGACTGGCCCCTCGACACCAAGCTGCCCCTTGTCGGTGGCCACGAGGGTGCCGGTGTTGTCGTTGCCCGCggcgagcttgtcaaggatgtcaagattggcGAGAAGGTCGGTATCAAGTGGCTCAACGGTTCTTGCTTGAGCTGCTCTTACTGCCAAAACGCCGATGAGTCTCTCTGCGCTGAGGCTCTTCTCTCCGGTTACACCGTCGATGGATCTTTCCAGCAATACGCCATCGCCAAGGCTATCCACGTTGCTCGCATCCCTGAGGAGTGTGACCTTGAGGCCATCTCCCCCATTCTCTGCGCCGGTATCACCGTCTACAAGGGTATCAAGGAGTCCGGTGTCAAGGCCGGCCAGTCTCTTGCTATCgtcggtgctggtggtggtctcggtTCCATCGCTGTTCAGTACGCCAAGGCTATGGGTATccatgccattgccattgatggtggtgaggagaaggagaagatgtGCATGTCTCTCGGTGCCCAAACCTTCATCGACTTCACAAAGACTAAGAACATCGTCGCTGATGTCAAGGCTACTACCAACGATGGCCTTGGCCCTCACGCTGCTCTCCTCGTCGCTGCTGCCGAGAAGCCCTTCCAACAGGCTACCCAATACATCCGATCCAAGGGTACCGTCGTCTGCATCGGTCTCCCCGCTGGTGCTCAGTTCTCTGCCCCCGTCTTCGACACTGTCGTTCGCATGATTCAGATCAAGGGATCTTATGTCGGTAACCGTGCCGATACTGCTGAGGCCATCGACTTCTTCCGCCGTGGTCTCATCAAGGTTCCCTTCAAGACTGTTGGTCTCTCTGAGCTCAACGAGGTCTTCAAGCTCATGAAGGCTGGCCAAGTTGCTGGTCGCTATGTCGTTGACACCAGCCGATAA